In one window of Manduca sexta isolate Smith_Timp_Sample1 unplaced genomic scaffold, JHU_Msex_v1.0 HiC_scaffold_1344, whole genome shotgun sequence DNA:
- the LOC115447350 gene encoding LOW QUALITY PROTEIN: protein artichoke (The sequence of the model RefSeq protein was modified relative to this genomic sequence to represent the inferred CDS: inserted 1 base in 1 codon), which yields IFSSYGLPLRELDFSHNSLRRLPDRLLAGVRGNLTKLALADNLLGDNLNPIFSTAELHNLPALEELDLSGNNIRGLEEGLLIGCDVLKVFRLDRNNMNSVPASSLNGPQSLKVLSLRENRIALIRQASFVSQKTLEEIDLHGNMISAIEGGAFIGLSDLQTLDFGRNRLSKFNSDVFQGAENLEKLDLSENFINDFPTVAIKSFVALKHLNLSSNMITNIGNNHLSTLTSLQVLDLSRNNLVKLAPGTFVGLTELNYLDIGVNSLRTVEDDAFDGLTGLKTLLLRDNNILLIPATALSRLPNLVSVHLGFNRVTALSNDILRSVSDRVTSLVLSRNVIRELPVAAFGHFKILKHLDLSGNLLNSIAAEVFEGLEQSLDFLSLSQNRILGFTGQQLKFVNLWFLDISDNQISNVPVEAFESIPSLTHLNMSRNWHINVLPQNVFQQNQALLSVDLSRNGLKALPVNLFSKNLNLEHIDLSHNLLQEISENSFKNLRNLTYLDLSYNNIVNIRTPSFVNVMSIQYLSLKGNQLSAFKGEFFNTGTSLEVMDLSDNQLSYLFPSSFKIHPRLREIILTNNKFNFFPSELISTLQYLELVDLSGNELKNVDELDFARLPKLRTILLARNELETISEMAFHNSTQIQYLDLSNNKIDRLGDRLFEGLIRLEVLDLSGNLLTELPDNIFERNRLHMLEKIILSRNSFEHAPLKALQKQYFFVSTVDLSHNQIVDIPGEDSVMVNIKKLDLSFNPLSEKSISNVLTEPKTVRDLNLAGTGITDIGQLETPFLYNLNLSFNNITKISEKTFTRTTLLESLDLSHNQIADVTGSLAISWSKMRNLQRLNISSNPMVMIMDGNFEGLTSLRILDITHLEKCTRIEKNAFRTLANLVELRAYGYPRLXYIDIQGALQYVLALEKLDVEVKDTNIGADQLHTTLHPRLEELGIRGSRLKTVSSGVLAGLKAPAITVRFRNTSVTSLPPALLFPLPRSSQITIDVAGSQLTTLQPQLLVALDDRRADLSMFGLHSNPIRCDCNARALRRWLPNVGIDDVRCDSPEHLSGFLLVEIGDDELTCDAKRRTTTTSTSISTTPQPRLVHRTSSEPDIIWSVAPSHDRPKSGEPKGAPVIGVAATSNDDNLIIGIVGGVVAFIAILIVAICIVRLRMTTTSYRGGPLASSPAGGTPAMWGGAWPGYAATMPPASLSNATLPHKMQPGPGSVRYLAPPPPAPYFISMPPQDDKIYR from the exons GTCTTCCGTTTGGATCGTAATAACATGAATTCTGTACCCGCCTCGTCTCTAAACGGGCCGCAATCATTGAAAGTTCTCTCGCTGAGGGAAAATAGAATAG cgcTAATACGCCAAGCATCCTTTGTGTCCCAGAAGACATTAGAAGAGATAGATCTGCACGGGAACATGATATCCGCCATTGAAGGAGGGGCTTTTATAGGCCTGAGCGACTTGCAGACACTTGATTTCGGCCGTAATAGGCTCTCCAAGTTTAACAGCGACGTATTTCAAGGGGCCGAGAATTTGGAGAAGTTGGACCTCTCGGAGAACTTCATAAATGACTTCCCGACGGTTGCCATTAAATCTTTTGTCGCCCTTAAACATTTGAATCTGTCCAGCAACATGATTACG AATATTGGAAACAACCACCTGAGTACGTTGACTTCATTACAAGTATTAGACCTGAGCagaaataatttagttaaactCGCCCCGGGCACATTTGTTGGTCTCACAGAACTAAATTATTTGGATATTGGCGTCAATTCACTGCGCACG gTGGAGGACGACGCTTTCGACGGATTGACAGGCCTCAAGACACTTCTATTACGCGACAACAACATACTATTGATTCCAGCGACAGCGCTTTCTCGATTACCAAATCTTGTTTCTGTTCATTTGGGTTTCAACAGGGTGACCGCGTTATCAAACGACATTTTGCGATCTGTGTCAGACAGAGTAACTTCTTTAGTATTATCTAGAAATGTTATAAGGGAATTACCGGTGGCTGCCTTTGGACACTTCAAAATTTTGAAACATTTGGATCTATCAGGAAATTTACTGAACTCTATCGCTGCGGAAGTTTTCGAAGGACTGGAACAATCGCTAGACTTTTTGTCTTTGAGCCAGAACAGAATTCTCGGATTTACTGGTCAGCAACTGAAGTTTGTTAATCTTTGGTTTTTGGATATATCCGATAATCAAATTTCGAATGTACCGGTGGAAGCGTTTGAATCGATTCCTAGTTTAACTCATTTAAATATGAGCCGAAATTGGCATATAAATGTGTTACCGCAGAATGTGTTTCAGCAAAATCAGGCTTTATTATCAGTGGACTTAAGTCGTAATGGCTTAAAGGCGTTACCGGTAAATCTATTTTCGAAAAACCTTAATCTAGAACATATTGATTTGTCTCATAATTTACTTCAAGAAATTTCCGAAAACTCATTTAAGAATCTGCGAAATCTCACTTACTTAGATTTGTCTTACAATAATATAGTTAACATAAGGACTCCGTCATTCGTTAACGTAATGTCGATTCAGTACTTATCTTTGAAAGGTAATCAATTGAGTGCTTTCAAAGGCGAATTCTTCAATACGGGAACAAGTCTAGAAGTCATGGATCTGTCGGATAATCAACTTAGTTATTTGTTCCCGTCGTCGTTCAAAATCCATCCTCGTTTAAGAGAAATCATACTTACTAACAACAAGTTTAACTTTTTCCCTTCAGAACTTATAAGTACTTTGCAGTACTTAGAATTGGTAGATTTGTCTGGAAACGAATTGAAAAACGTAGACGAACTCGACTTTGCTCGCCTCCCAAAATTGAGAACAATTTTGTTGGCAAGGAACGAACTTGAAACAATAAGCGAAATGGCTTTCCATAATTCGactcaaatacaatatttggatTTGTCGAACAACAAGATCGATCGGTTGGGAGATAGGCTATTTGAGGGGCTTATACGACTCGAGGTTTTGGACTTGAGCGGCAATTTACTAACCGAATTGCCTGACAACATTTTCGAAAGAAATAGGCTGCACATGTTAGAGAAAATTATTCTCAGCAGAAATTCATTTGAACACGCTCCGCTAAAGGCCTTACAAAAGCAATACTTCTTTGTATCTACGGTCGATTTATCACACAACCAGATTGTGGATATACCGGGCGAGGATAGTGTTATGGTGAATATTAAGAAATTGGATCTATCTTTCAATCCTCTTTCTGAAAAATCAATTAGTAATGTACTGACAGAGCCGAAAACGGTGAGAGATCTAAATTTAGCCGGTACTGGAATTACGGATATTGGACAGTTAGAAACACCGTtcctatataatttaaatttgtcattTAACAACATCACAAAAATATCGGAAAAGACATTTACCCGAACAACGCTGTTAGAATCTTTGGATTTATCTCATAATCAGATCGCTGATGTGACTGGATCGTTGGCAATTTCTTGGTCTAAAATGAGAAATCTCCAACGTTTGAACATTTCCAGTAATCCAATGGTGATGATTATGGACGGTAATTTTGAAGGTTTAACATCTCTTCGTATTTTAGATATAACGCATTTAGAAAAATGTACCAGGATAGAGAAAAATGCTTTTAGGACGCTCGCAAATCTAGTCGAGTTACGAGCATACGGCTATCCACGGT GGTATATCGACATACAAGGTGCTTTACAATATGTGCTAGCTTTAGAGAAGTTGGATGTAGAAGTAAAAGACACTAATATTGGTGCTGATCAATTACACACAACATTACACCCAAGGCTTGAAGAACTTGGAATAAGAGGATCACGTCTGAAAACTGTGTCTTCTGGCGTGCTTGCTGGATTGAAGGCTCCAGCCATCACGGTGCGATTTAGAAATACTTCAGTCACTTCTCTACCTCCTGCACTACTGTTCCCATTACCTAGATCATCACAAATTACAATAGATGTAGCTGGTAGTCAACTGACAACTTTGCAACCACAATTACTTGTAGCCCTTGATGATCGTAGGGCGGATTTGTCTATGTTCGGCTTGCATAGTAATCCTATTCGCTGCGACTGTAACGCTCGAGCATTGAGAAGGTGGTTACCCAATGTTGGTATTGATGACGTCCGATGTGATTCGCCAGAACATCTATCAGGATTTCTATTGGTCGAGATAGGTGATGACGAACTCACTTGTGATGCAAAACGGCGAACAACGACAACGTCTACTAGCATTTCAACTACACCACAACCGCGCCTTGTCCATCGGACATCTTCAGAGCCAGATATTATCTGGTCAGTTGCTCCTTCACATGATAGACCAAAATCCGGTGAGCCCAAAGGAGCTCCTGTTATCGGTGTTGCAGCAACAAGTAATGATGATAATCTTATAATAGGTATAGTCGGAGGCGTAGTGGCTTTTATAGCAATATTGATAGTAGCTATATGTATCGTTAGGTTAAGGATGACTACGACATCATACAGAGGTGGTCCTCTGGCTAGTAGTCCTGCAGGAGGTACGCCAGCTATGTGGGGTGGAGCTTGGCCTGGTTACGCTGCAACTATGCCACCAGCCTCCTTATCAAATGCCACCTTGCCCCATAAAATGCAACCAGGACCGGGTTCTGTAAGATATCTAGCGCCACCACCACCAGCGCCATATTTCATAAGCATGCCACCTCAAGACGATAAAATATATCGGTAG